The genomic stretch GATCCTCCTCGAGCTCGGCATCGGGCGGAGCCGGGTCGGCGTCCTCGCGATCACCTGCGCGGCGGTCGGTGACGTCGCCGGCTGGCTGATGCTGGCGGCGGTGACCGCCCTCGCCCAGGCCCGGCTCGACGGCGGTTTCCTGGCGCTCCGCTTCGGGGCGGTCGCGCTCTTCGTCGCCGGGACGTGGTTCGCGGTCCGCCCCCTCCTGCGGCGGCTCGCGCGGCGGGCGGTCTCGACCGACGGGGCGGCGGCGGTCGGCCTCCTTCTCGCGGCGCTTTTCGTCTTCGGCTGGGCCACCCAGGAGATCGGCATCCACGTCATCTTCGGCGGCTTCTGGTGCGGCGTCCTGCTTCACGAGGAGCTCGCCTTCGTCGCCTGGTGGCGGGAGAGGGCCTCGCTCCTCGTCGGGGTCTTCTTCCTCCCGATCTTCTTCACCTACACCGGCCTCCACACCGACGTGAACGGACTGACGGCGGCCTCGCTGTGGGGGTGGTGCGCCCTCCTCCTCGTCGTCGCCGTCGTCGGGAAATTCGGCGGCTGCTGGGCGGCGGGACGGGTGGCGGGCCTTCCCCCGGCCGAGGCCCGCTGCCTCGCGATCCTCATGAACACGCGGGGCCTCCTCGAACTCGTCGTCGCCGCCGTCGGCTACCAGCTGGGGATCATCCCGCAGACTCTCTTCACGATGCTCGTCCTCATGGCCCTCGCCAGCACCTTCCTCACCACGCCCTGCCTGCGGGCGTGGCTGCCCGCAACCCGTCCCGGAGAACCCCAACCTCAATGAATCGTTCCCTCGCCTTCCTCGGTTTAGCCCTCGCCTTCGTCGTGGTCCTCCCCCTCCGGGCCGATGAAAAGGCCGAGGTCCTCGTCCACAAGATGGTGGAACGGGACAAGGAGCTGGAGCGGCACCGGGCCGCCTATTTCTACACGGTGAAGGAGACGCGCCAGAAGCTCGACGGCGAGGGGAAGGTCGTCGATTCGAGCGTCGAGACCGTCACGCTGCGGGGGACCGAATCGTCCGATCACGGCACGGCGAAGAAGATGGAGATCGAGGCCGGGGCCGAGCAGGCGGCCCACGAGGAGCCGTTCAGCATCCTGAAGATCGTCGACCATTACCAGTACACCCTCGAAGGCGACGAGGTGATCGACGGGGTCCCCTGCTACAAGGTCCGGTTCTCCCCGAAGAAGGACCAGCCCTTCCGCAACCGCGAGGAGAAGGTCGCGAACGGGCTCGCCGGGTATCTCTGGTTCGCGAAGAGCGACTACACGCTGATCCGCAACGAGGGGAAGCTCCTCCAGCCAGTCTCGGTCGCCTGGTTCTTCGCCACCCTGCGGGAGGTCGATTTCCTCTTCAAGGCCGCGCCGCTGCCGAACGGCGAATGGGGACCGGCCCTCATCCAATACCGGTTTCGCGTCCAGATTCCCCTCTCCGAGATCCACGAGCGGCATATCCGGGTGATGAAGGACTACCGGAAGGCGCGCTAGGCCTTATCCCTGCCGGTCGTCGTTGGGAAGAGTCGGAATCACTGTCCGGTAGCCCTGGGCGGCGAGGCCGAGAAGGACGGCCTCCAAGGTCCGCGCCCGGGTCCCCGGCGCGAGGCCCTTTAGCGGCCCCTCATGGAGGAGGATGATCGCGCCGGGGCGGACGGCGCGGAGGATCTTCGCGACGACCCGCTCGGGATCGTGGGCGATGCCGTCGTTGCCGCTCGCCGACCAGCCGATCATCCGCAGTCCCGCTCGCTCGCACGCGGCGTGGACAAAGGGGTTGGCGAGCCCCGCCGGGGCGCGGAAGGAGGTGGGAGCCGTCCCGACGGCCCGGGCGATCGCGGCGCTGCCCCGCTCGATCTCCCGCCCCGCGTGCGGCGGGAGGGCCGCCCAGTAGGAGGCGGCCCGGTGGCGAAAGGTGTGGTTCTCCACCCGATGCCCGGCAGCGACGACGGCCCGGGCGAGGTCGGGCCACCGGTCGACTTTCTCCCCGATCGTGAAGAAGGTCGCCTGCGCCCCGTGCCGCGCTAGGACGTCGAGAATTGCCGGGGTCTCGACCGGGTCGGGGCCGTCGTCGATCGTCAGCCAGACCTCGCGCCGGAGCGTCGGGAAGCGGGTGACGACCGGGCCGAACCATCCCGCATTCCGGACCAGCGTGGGGACCAGGAGAGCCGCCGCCGCCGCCAGCGTCCAATTGTGGGCGATCAGGAGCGATCCCGAGGGGGAGAGCAGCTCCCCCACGGCCCGGGAGCCGAGGCCCCCGGCGAGGGCGAAGGAAAGGAGGCGGCGGGCGCGGGGAGGGGGGAGGGGCATGGGGATTCCGGGAAGGGAGCCTGCCGGAAGGCGGCGGGGAAGTCGATCCCGGGGGAGGGGAAGGGGCCGCTTCCCCCGGCGTTGACGTTCGCGCCGGTTTGCTCAATATCCCCCCTGACCGTTTTCCCCGCGTGGGGCAAGGGTCGAATCGAGTGCGTGGGGTTTCTTTTTCGTGTCATCAATCCGCTTTTCTCAAACCGGCCGGAGCGTCGCCCAGCGGGCGGCCTTTCTCTCCGCCTGCCTGTGCGGCCTCCTCGGCTGCGTGCTCTGCTTCCTCGCGAGCCTCGTCTCGCTCTGCCTGCCCGCCTCGGTCCGCGAGCGGGGATTGCGCCGCGTCGTCGGACGCCTCTGCCGGGGCTTCGTCGCCTACCTCCTCTGGAGCGGGGTGGCGGTGATCGACTTCGGTACGCTGCCCGAGCTGGCGCGCCGTTCCGGCGTGATCGTGGCGATGAACCATCCCACCTTCATCGACGCCCTCCTGGCGCTCTCCCGCCTTCCCCCCGCCTTCTGCATCGCGAAGGAGAGCCTCTTCTGCAACCCCCTCATCGCCCCCATCGCCCGGGGGGCGGGCTACGAGAGCAACGTCGATTCGACGATCCTGATCCGCAACTGCGTCGACCGGCTCCGCCGGGGGGAGGTCCTCCTCGTCTTCCCCGAGGGAACCCGGACCACCGTCCCCCCCGTCGGCGAGCTGAAGCGGGGCTTCGTCTTCATGGCCGACGGGGCCTCGGTTCCCGTCGTCGCGGTGACCGTCGAGGCGTTCAACGGCTCCTTCCTCCGCAAGGGGTCGCCGCTCTTTTCGTTTCCCGTCTCCCTTCCGCTCCGTTATCGTTTCGTCGTCGGCCCCGACTTCGTCCGCGCCCCGGACGAATCGCTGAACGCCTTCCGCGACCGGATCGAGTCCCACTTCCGCCTTTCCCTTTCCTCCCATGACCTGCCCGCCGACTCCCCCGCCTGATTCTGATTTCGACACGAGCAAGACGGGCCTGATCCTTCTCCCCAGTTACAACAGCGGGCGGAAGCTCCTTTCCACCGTCGAGGCCGCCCTGGCCGTGTGGAAGCCGGTCTGGGTCGTGGTCGACGCCAGCACCGACGGGAGCGAGGCCCCGCTCCTCGAGTGGGCGGCGAAGGAGCCCGCCCTCCGCGTCTTCGTCCGCGGGGTGAACGGCGGGAAGGGGGCGGCCGTCCTCGACGGGTTGCGGGAGGCCGGGAAAGAGGGGTTCCGCCACGCCCTCGTCATGGATGCCGACGGCCAGCATCCCGCCGACCGGATCGTCGAGTTCATGAACCTCGCCCACGCCCACGAGCGGACGCTGATCCTCGGCGTCCCGGCCTTCGGCCCCGACGCCCCGAAGGCCCGCGTCTACGGGCGGCTGGGCGGGAACACCTTCACCGAGATCGCGACCCTCTGGGGCGGCATCCGCGATTCCCTCTTCGGCTTCCGCGTCTATCCCGTCGCCGAGACCGTCGCGGTGATGGACCGGATCAAGACGGCGCGACGGTACGACTTCGACACCGAGGTCGCCGTGCGGCTCTATTGGGAGGGGTTCCGCACGATCAACATCGCCGTCCCCGTCCTCTACCCCTCGCGGGAAGAGGGCGGCGTCTCCTACTTCCATTACCTGCGGGACAACCTCCTCCTCGTCCGCACCCACGCGCGGCTCTTCTTCGGCATGCTGCGGCGGTTCCCGAGGCTCCTGAAATGGCGGCTC from Verrucomicrobium sp. GAS474 encodes the following:
- a CDS encoding cation:proton antiporter; translated protein: MSFLAAAPESADAALSHFLLQLSLILVVARAAGKAARLVGQPQVVGEMVAGILLGPTCFGSLMPGTFHALFETASPLPLSILSQIGLILILFQIGLEFDFGHLREGGNRRAVRWVAAVGIVFPALLGAGFGWLSRGTFAPRVPGPTYVSFMAVALCITAMPVLGRILLELGIGRSRVGVLAITCAAVGDVAGWLMLAAVTALAQARLDGGFLALRFGAVALFVAGTWFAVRPLLRRLARRAVSTDGAAAVGLLLAALFVFGWATQEIGIHVIFGGFWCGVLLHEELAFVAWWRERASLLVGVFFLPIFFTYTGLHTDVNGLTAASLWGWCALLLVVAVVGKFGGCWAAGRVAGLPPAEARCLAILMNTRGLLELVVAAVGYQLGIIPQTLFTMLVLMALASTFLTTPCLRAWLPATRPGEPQPQ
- a CDS encoding lysophospholipid acyltransferase family protein, which codes for MSSIRFSQTGRSVAQRAAFLSACLCGLLGCVLCFLASLVSLCLPASVRERGLRRVVGRLCRGFVAYLLWSGVAVIDFGTLPELARRSGVIVAMNHPTFIDALLALSRLPPAFCIAKESLFCNPLIAPIARGAGYESNVDSTILIRNCVDRLRRGEVLLVFPEGTRTTVPPVGELKRGFVFMADGASVPVVAVTVEAFNGSFLRKGSPLFSFPVSLPLRYRFVVGPDFVRAPDESLNAFRDRIESHFRLSLSSHDLPADSPA
- a CDS encoding glycosyltransferase family 2 protein, which translates into the protein MTCPPTPPPDSDFDTSKTGLILLPSYNSGRKLLSTVEAALAVWKPVWVVVDASTDGSEAPLLEWAAKEPALRVFVRGVNGGKGAAVLDGLREAGKEGFRHALVMDADGQHPADRIVEFMNLAHAHERTLILGVPAFGPDAPKARVYGRLGGNTFTEIATLWGGIRDSLFGFRVYPVAETVAVMDRIKTARRYDFDTEVAVRLYWEGFRTINIAVPVLYPSREEGGVSYFHYLRDNLLLVRTHARLFFGMLRRFPRLLKWRLFRPNPVPAPPSA
- a CDS encoding polysaccharide deacetylase family protein; translation: MPLPPPRARRLLSFALAGGLGSRAVGELLSPSGSLLIAHNWTLAAAAALLVPTLVRNAGWFGPVVTRFPTLRREVWLTIDDGPDPVETPAILDVLARHGAQATFFTIGEKVDRWPDLARAVVAAGHRVENHTFRHRAASYWAALPPHAGREIERGSAAIARAVGTAPTSFRAPAGLANPFVHAACERAGLRMIGWSASGNDGIAHDPERVVAKILRAVRPGAIILLHEGPLKGLAPGTRARTLEAVLLGLAAQGYRTVIPTLPNDDRQG